Proteins encoded together in one Nostoc sp. PCC 7524 window:
- a CDS encoding MGMT family protein, protein MPKSSAFIQIKQGVLEITSQIPVGRITTYNAIGEHLNVMARHVAYILATLNFEEQQKFPWYRVVADQGIITVGKLNSRYLAQIQHLKQEGIELAAKNHVENFNELFCSPVQLVSWNHSTKHYLDDLDDLDS, encoded by the coding sequence ATGCCAAAATCTTCAGCATTTATTCAAATCAAACAAGGAGTCTTAGAAATCACCTCACAGATTCCTGTGGGGCGGATCACTACCTATAATGCAATTGGTGAACACCTGAACGTTATGGCACGTCATGTTGCCTACATTTTGGCAACTTTGAACTTTGAAGAACAGCAAAAATTCCCTTGGTATCGTGTTGTTGCTGATCAAGGCATAATCACAGTGGGTAAGCTAAATTCTCGATATCTTGCCCAGATTCAACACCTCAAGCAAGAAGGAATCGAATTGGCGGCTAAAAATCATGTTGAGAACTTTAATGAGTTATTTTGCTCCCCAGTTCAGCTAGTTAGTTGGAATCACAGTACAAAGCATTATCTAGATGATCTAGATGACCTTGATTCATAG
- a CDS encoding glycosyltransferase — protein MLKKVSVIIPCFNAEKWVSEAIDSCLKQTYSNIEIIVVDDGSTDNSLEIIKSYGDQIIWRSFPHQGGNYARNHGFDLSDGEYIQYLDADDYILPEKIERQVSCLETTGADVIYGDWRHQRHLANGSSLLEKIEVSQPQADILAALLANWWVALAALMYRRSAVEKSGGWDENLSAAQDRDFFLSVVMAGARVVYQPGCHAIYRRYGSVTVSTASKSRWLTNHHLVLKKVEQQLLERNQLSQAYRQALATSYFELAREALFLEYTQYIMFLEEALVMFPDFKANSKRKFYRLVQDILGFRQTERVACSILFVKKFVNSSLSSPKTKLEITS, from the coding sequence ATGCTCAAAAAAGTTTCTGTAATTATACCATGTTTTAATGCGGAAAAGTGGGTGTCAGAAGCAATTGATAGCTGCTTAAAACAAACATATTCTAATATTGAAATCATTGTAGTTGATGATGGTTCTACAGATAATTCCTTAGAAATTATCAAAAGCTACGGTGATCAAATTATCTGGCGGAGTTTCCCCCATCAAGGAGGTAATTACGCTCGTAATCACGGCTTTGATTTATCTGATGGAGAATATATTCAATACTTAGATGCAGATGATTATATTTTACCCGAAAAGATAGAACGACAAGTCAGTTGTTTAGAAACCACAGGTGCAGATGTTATTTATGGAGATTGGAGACATCAGCGACACTTAGCTAATGGTTCGAGTTTGTTAGAGAAGATAGAAGTTTCGCAACCGCAAGCAGATATTTTAGCGGCTTTACTAGCTAATTGGTGGGTGGCTTTGGCTGCTTTAATGTATAGGAGAAGCGCAGTAGAAAAAAGTGGGGGATGGGATGAAAATTTATCAGCAGCCCAAGATAGAGATTTTTTTCTCTCAGTGGTGATGGCTGGAGCTAGAGTTGTATATCAACCCGGATGTCATGCTATCTATAGAAGGTACGGTTCTGTGACAGTTTCGACTGCTTCTAAAAGTCGTTGGTTAACAAACCACCATTTAGTATTAAAGAAAGTAGAGCAGCAATTGTTGGAGAGAAACCAACTTTCTCAAGCTTATCGTCAGGCTTTAGCTACGTCGTATTTTGAACTGGCTAGAGAAGCTTTGTTCTTGGAATATACCCAATACATCATGTTTTTAGAAGAGGCTTTGGTAATGTTTCCAGATTTCAAAGCTAATAGTAAGAGAAAATTTTATAGGCTAGTGCAAGATATTTTAGGCTTTCGACAAACTGAACGTGTTGCCTGTAGTATCTTGTTCGTCAAAAAGTTTGTGAATTCTAGTCTATCTTCTCCAAAAACAAAACTAGAAATCACATCATAA
- the ppsA gene encoding phosphoenolpyruvate synthase, translating into MVTVSHHTVAQYSKEKSLVLWFDEVGIADIGLVGGKNASLGEMIQQLTPKGVNVPTGFATTAYAYRYFIQSAGLEAKLRELFADLDVEDVKNLQVRGKQARSLLMNTPFPLELQQAIASTYKNLCQLYNPNTDVAVRSSATAEDLPDASFAGQQETYLNVVGVEGVLTACHRCFASLFTDRAISYRHTKGFDHFSVALAVGVQKMVRSDLATSGVMFSIDTETGFKDAALITAAYGLGENVVQGTVNPDEYYVFKPTLKTGFRPIIDKKLGSKDLKMVYDEGSNLTKNIPVSSVEQNKFALSDEDILQLGHWTCLIEEHYSQVHGSHTPMDIEWAKDGMTNQLFIVQARPETVQSQKQGNVLRSYRLVLGTGDWVKNSPKSPSSPSSPSSPTPHSLLPLTTGRAIGEAISQGKVRVILDVKEIEQFQAGEVLVTQRTDPDWEPIMKRASAIITNAGGRTCHAAIIARELGVPAIVGCGNATEVLSTSQEVTVSCAEGEEGKVYAGLLPFEVEEVALENLPRTRTQILMNVGNPQEALSLSAIPNDGVGLARTEFIIANQIQIHPLALIHYDILEDAQAKAKIAAITAMYDDKPQYFVDKLAQGIGRIAAAFYPKPVIVRMSDFKSNEYANLVGGRQFEPKEENPMLGWRGAARYYDAGYKEGFALECQAIKRVREEMGLTNVIPMIPFCRTPEEGHLVLAEMAKNGLKQGVNDLQVYVMCELPSNVIMAEQFAAVFDGFSIGSNDLTQLTLGLDRDSALVARLFDERSPAVKQMVKMAIEAAKKHNRKIGICGQAPSDYPEFAQFLVEQGIDSISLNPDSVLKTMLEVAKVESR; encoded by the coding sequence ATGGTTACAGTATCTCATCACACTGTGGCTCAATACTCTAAAGAGAAATCACTTGTTCTCTGGTTTGATGAAGTAGGAATTGCGGATATAGGCTTAGTTGGTGGAAAGAATGCCTCCTTGGGGGAAATGATTCAACAGTTAACACCCAAAGGCGTAAATGTCCCTACAGGGTTTGCTACTACTGCTTATGCTTATCGTTATTTCATCCAATCGGCGGGGTTAGAAGCGAAGTTAAGAGAACTATTTGCCGATTTGGATGTGGAAGATGTTAAAAACTTACAAGTCAGGGGAAAACAGGCGCGATCGCTCTTAATGAATACGCCATTTCCGTTAGAATTACAACAGGCGATCGCTAGTACTTATAAAAATTTATGTCAGTTATATAATCCCAATACAGATGTAGCCGTGCGTTCTAGCGCCACCGCCGAAGACTTACCCGATGCTAGTTTCGCCGGACAGCAAGAAACCTATTTAAATGTGGTTGGTGTCGAAGGTGTACTGACAGCTTGTCATCGTTGTTTTGCTTCCCTATTTACCGACAGGGCTATTTCCTATCGCCACACCAAAGGATTTGATCACTTTAGCGTTGCCTTGGCGGTAGGTGTACAGAAAATGGTGCGTTCTGACTTAGCCACCTCTGGAGTGATGTTTTCGATTGACACTGAAACAGGCTTTAAAGATGCGGCTTTAATTACAGCTGCCTATGGCTTAGGAGAAAACGTTGTCCAGGGGACAGTTAACCCCGATGAATATTATGTATTTAAACCCACTTTAAAAACAGGGTTTCGTCCCATCATTGATAAAAAATTGGGCAGTAAAGACTTAAAAATGGTCTACGATGAAGGTTCAAATCTTACTAAGAATATACCTGTATCAAGCGTAGAACAAAATAAATTTGCCCTGAGTGATGAAGATATTTTACAACTAGGGCATTGGACTTGTTTAATTGAAGAACATTATTCCCAAGTCCACGGTAGTCATACACCAATGGATATTGAATGGGCGAAAGATGGGATGACAAATCAACTATTTATAGTGCAAGCCCGTCCAGAAACAGTACAGTCGCAGAAACAAGGTAACGTATTGCGGAGTTATCGGTTGGTGTTGGGGACTGGGGACTGGGTAAAAAATTCCCCCAAATCCCCCTCATCCCCCTCATCCCCCTCATCCCCTACTCCCCACTCCCTACTCCCCCTAACCACAGGTAGAGCAATCGGAGAAGCGATTAGTCAGGGAAAAGTGCGGGTAATTTTGGATGTCAAAGAAATAGAACAATTCCAGGCGGGGGAGGTGTTAGTTACCCAGAGAACAGATCCCGACTGGGAGCCGATTATGAAACGCGCCAGTGCGATTATTACCAATGCTGGGGGGCGTACTTGTCATGCAGCGATTATCGCACGAGAATTGGGTGTACCTGCGATCGTTGGTTGTGGTAACGCCACGGAAGTGTTAAGTACCAGTCAAGAAGTGACGGTTTCTTGTGCGGAAGGAGAAGAAGGTAAAGTTTATGCAGGATTATTACCTTTTGAAGTGGAAGAGGTGGCTTTAGAAAACTTACCTCGTACCCGTACTCAGATTTTAATGAATGTGGGGAATCCCCAAGAAGCTTTGAGTTTATCGGCAATTCCTAATGATGGGGTAGGTTTAGCGCGGACTGAGTTTATTATTGCCAACCAAATCCAAATTCATCCTCTGGCGTTGATTCACTACGACATATTAGAAGATGCACAAGCCAAAGCCAAAATTGCTGCCATCACCGCCATGTATGATGATAAACCCCAGTATTTTGTCGATAAATTAGCCCAAGGGATAGGCAGAATTGCCGCCGCGTTTTATCCCAAACCTGTGATTGTGCGGATGTCTGATTTTAAGAGTAATGAATACGCCAACTTGGTAGGCGGCAGACAATTTGAACCAAAAGAAGAAAACCCCATGTTGGGCTGGCGGGGGGCAGCACGATACTATGATGCAGGTTACAAAGAAGGTTTTGCTTTAGAGTGTCAAGCCATCAAACGGGTACGGGAAGAGATGGGTTTAACTAATGTCATCCCCATGATTCCTTTCTGTCGCACTCCCGAAGAGGGGCATTTGGTTTTGGCGGAGATGGCAAAAAATGGACTCAAGCAAGGTGTGAACGACTTGCAGGTTTACGTAATGTGCGAGTTGCCGAGTAATGTAATTATGGCGGAACAGTTTGCTGCGGTATTTGACGGTTTCTCGATTGGTTCTAACGATTTAACTCAGTTGACACTAGGATTAGATAGAGATTCCGCCTTAGTGGCACGATTGTTTGATGAACGCAGCCCGGCTGTGAAGCAAATGGTAAAAATGGCGATAGAAGCAGCGAAAAAACACAACCGTAAAATCGGGATTTGTGGACAAGCGCCCAGCGATTACCCAGAATTTGCTCAGTTTTTGGTAGAACAGGGCATTGATTCTATTAGTCTCAATCCTGATTCGGTGTTAAAAACTATGTTAGAGGTGGCGAAGGTAGAAAGTAGGTGA
- the rpsU gene encoding 30S ribosomal protein S21 — protein sequence MTQIVVGENEHLESALRRFKREVSKAGIFQDMRKHRHFETPIEKSKRKKLALQKQGKRRFRP from the coding sequence ATGACCCAAATAGTAGTGGGTGAAAATGAACACCTTGAGTCAGCCTTACGCCGATTTAAGCGAGAAGTTTCCAAGGCAGGAATCTTTCAAGATATGAGGAAGCACCGTCACTTTGAAACGCCGATTGAAAAATCCAAGCGCAAAAAACTTGCCTTGCAAAAGCAGGGTAAAAGACGCTTCCGCCCGTAA
- a CDS encoding NAD(P)H-quinone oxidoreductase subunit F, translating to MAQFLLETVWLVPCYALIGGLLAIPWSPGIIRRTGPRPAGYVNIIMTFLALIHSAIALQATWNHPPQAVLIPWLSTAGLNLTITLEISSISVGAMVVVTGLNFLAQIFAVGYMEMDWGWGRFYSLLGLFEAGLCALALCNNLFFSYVILEILTLGTYLLVGLWFSQPLVVTGARDAFLTKRVGDLFLLMGVLGLWTLAGTWNYTELAEWAATAHVNPTVMTLVGLALVAGPMGKCAQFPLHLWLDEAMEGPVPSTILRNSVVVASGAWVLIKLQPVLTLSPLVSAFIVAIGAVTAVGASLIAIAQVDIKRCLSYSVSAYLGLVFIAVGTQQDEAALLLVLTHAIASALLVMSTGGIVWNSITQDITQLGGLWTRRPISGLAFILGTLGLIGFPPLGSFWALLKLADGLWETHPWLVGIIIAVNALTAVSLTREFGLIFGGKAKQMSERSPEVHWPMVLPMMILLGFILHLPLVLESLSLLPNWATLNKDVALLLIWSSIFGCSISGVIYLGNIPKPVRLPWKPLQDLLAYDFYTPKLYRMTIIFSVAQLAKFADMIDRFVVDGIVNFVGLFSLLGGEGLKYSTNGQTQFYAFTVLLGVGVLGAWVTWPFWGVQFLSLIF from the coding sequence ATGGCTCAGTTTCTACTTGAGACTGTTTGGCTAGTTCCGTGCTATGCGTTAATAGGGGGACTATTGGCTATTCCTTGGTCGCCAGGAATCATTCGCAGAACCGGGCCAAGACCAGCAGGTTATGTCAATATAATAATGACATTCTTAGCGTTGATTCATAGCGCGATCGCCTTACAAGCAACCTGGAATCATCCGCCGCAAGCAGTGTTGATTCCTTGGTTATCAACAGCAGGCTTAAACCTCACCATCACCCTAGAAATATCTTCCATCAGTGTGGGGGCAATGGTAGTAGTAACGGGCTTAAATTTCCTCGCGCAAATTTTTGCCGTAGGCTACATGGAAATGGATTGGGGCTGGGGGCGCTTCTATTCTTTATTGGGATTATTTGAAGCGGGACTCTGCGCCTTAGCGTTGTGTAATAATCTGTTTTTTAGCTATGTAATTTTGGAAATCCTGACTTTAGGAACATATCTGCTAGTGGGCTTATGGTTTAGTCAACCTTTAGTAGTCACTGGTGCTAGAGATGCGTTCTTAACCAAGCGGGTAGGGGACTTGTTTTTACTGATGGGAGTCTTGGGATTATGGACTCTCGCAGGGACTTGGAACTACACAGAATTAGCCGAATGGGCTGCAACAGCTCATGTTAATCCAACTGTCATGACATTAGTTGGTTTAGCATTAGTAGCAGGGCCGATGGGTAAATGCGCTCAGTTCCCTTTGCATTTGTGGTTAGATGAGGCAATGGAAGGCCCTGTTCCCAGCACAATTTTACGGAACTCGGTAGTAGTTGCTAGTGGCGCATGGGTATTAATTAAACTGCAACCTGTATTAACTCTATCGCCTTTAGTTTCTGCCTTCATCGTAGCCATTGGTGCAGTCACAGCCGTTGGTGCTTCCCTAATTGCGATCGCTCAAGTTGATATTAAACGCTGCTTATCTTATTCTGTTAGTGCTTACTTGGGCTTAGTGTTCATAGCGGTAGGCACACAACAAGACGAAGCCGCCTTATTGTTGGTACTCACCCATGCTATAGCCTCTGCACTTTTAGTCATGAGTACCGGCGGTATTGTCTGGAATAGTATCACCCAAGACATTACTCAACTTGGTGGCTTGTGGACACGTCGCCCCATTTCCGGGTTAGCCTTTATTTTAGGAACTTTGGGGTTAATTGGTTTTCCACCCTTGGGTAGCTTTTGGGCATTACTAAAATTAGCTGATGGATTGTGGGAAACTCACCCTTGGTTAGTAGGAATTATCATTGCCGTTAACGCCTTAACAGCAGTTAGTTTAACGAGAGAATTTGGCTTAATTTTTGGTGGTAAAGCTAAACAAATGAGTGAGCGATCGCCTGAAGTTCACTGGCCAATGGTACTACCCATGATGATTTTATTGGGCTTTATTTTACATCTACCTTTGGTATTAGAAAGCTTATCACTATTACCCAATTGGGCAACTCTTAATAAAGATGTGGCACTTTTACTAATTTGGTCGAGTATTTTCGGTTGCAGTATTAGCGGTGTAATTTATCTAGGCAATATTCCCAAACCAGTACGTCTACCTTGGAAACCCTTACAAGACTTATTAGCTTACGACTTTTACACCCCTAAACTCTATCGCATGACCATCATTTTCAGCGTTGCTCAACTGGCAAAATTTGCTGATATGATTGACCGCTTTGTAGTTGATGGCATTGTTAACTTTGTTGGTTTGTTTTCGCTGTTAGGTGGCGAAGGTTTGAAGTACAGCACCAATGGACAAACTCAATTTTATGCCTTCACTGTTCTCCTAGGAGTAGGTGTTTTGGGTGCATGGGTAACTTGGCCATTCTGGGGAGTACAGTTTTTAAGTCTGATTTTTTAA
- a CDS encoding Uma2 family endonuclease, translating to MTQSLPKLLTFDEFIEWYPNDGKRYELHNGVIFEMPPPSGEHEKVVGFIARKLTVEFDRLNLPYTIPKTAFVKTPTAESTYSPDVLLLNLDNLSNEPLFQKQSTVSQAASVPLVVEVVSTNWRDDYYNKLRDYEEMGIPEFWIADYAALGARKFIGNPKQPTIFVCSLVDGEYQMIPFQGDTAIKSPTFPQLNVTAQQIFDAAN from the coding sequence ATGACCCAATCTTTGCCAAAATTACTGACATTTGATGAATTTATCGAATGGTATCCCAACGATGGTAAACGCTATGAATTACATAACGGAGTAATTTTTGAAATGCCCCCTCCAAGCGGAGAACATGAAAAAGTTGTGGGATTTATAGCTCGTAAGTTAACTGTCGAGTTTGATCGCCTGAACCTTCCTTACACCATACCCAAAACTGCATTCGTCAAAACTCCTACTGCTGAATCTACTTATTCTCCCGATGTCTTGTTATTAAATCTAGACAACCTCAGCAACGAACCACTTTTTCAAAAGCAGTCAACAGTCAGCCAAGCTGCATCTGTGCCATTGGTGGTTGAAGTTGTATCGACTAACTGGCGAGATGATTACTACAACAAACTTAGGGATTATGAAGAAATGGGCATTCCTGAATTTTGGATTGCTGATTATGCGGCATTGGGAGCTAGGAAATTTATCGGTAATCCCAAACAACCTACTATTTTTGTATGTAGTTTAGTTGATGGTGAATATCAAATGATTCCATTTCAAGGTGACACAGCGATTAAATCACCTACCTTCCCCCAATTAAATGTAACTGCACAGCAGATTTTTGATGCAGCTAACTAA
- a CDS encoding glycosyltransferase family 2 protein produces the protein MSKPLLSIIIPTHNRPHLVTQAVKSALEQTMADLEVIVVDDASTQPIDLPSHPKLRLIRLSQPHGGAGTRNVGLEAALGRWVTFLDDDDRLLPHMAEVSLEALSQTSLPAPVAVISGLEEVNSQSQVLSKRLPPPLRPKGAHFFLEELEPGKSYNTKQTLVVEREVLQKIGGWDDDMRSRVHSELFLRLNPACSIIGLPIITYQLSNHEGQRVSRNPMLRQESFLRLVNKHKSLFQVHPQMFAKFVYEHARKCYEMGLKREAFSNLCWAMQIDPLNIVPRIATRFYQSGIKLLIRN, from the coding sequence ATGAGTAAGCCTCTACTCAGCATCATTATTCCTACTCACAACCGACCCCACCTAGTAACTCAAGCTGTGAAAAGTGCGCTAGAGCAAACTATGGCAGATTTGGAAGTGATTGTGGTTGATGATGCTTCCACTCAGCCGATAGATTTACCCAGTCATCCTAAATTACGGCTGATTCGCCTATCGCAGCCTCATGGTGGTGCGGGAACTCGTAACGTTGGACTAGAAGCCGCCCTTGGACGATGGGTAACATTTCTTGATGATGACGATCGCCTACTGCCCCATATGGCAGAGGTATCATTAGAGGCGTTATCGCAAACATCCTTACCTGCACCTGTGGCAGTCATCTCCGGTTTAGAAGAAGTCAACTCCCAAAGTCAGGTTTTAAGTAAGCGTTTACCACCACCACTCCGTCCAAAAGGCGCACATTTCTTTCTGGAAGAACTCGAACCCGGAAAATCTTACAATACCAAGCAAACCTTAGTAGTTGAGCGTGAGGTACTGCAAAAAATTGGGGGTTGGGATGATGATATGCGATCGCGTGTTCATTCAGAATTATTTTTAAGACTTAACCCCGCTTGCTCAATTATAGGTCTACCCATCATTACCTACCAGTTATCTAACCACGAGGGGCAAAGAGTTTCACGCAATCCCATGCTTCGCCAAGAAAGCTTTTTACGCCTAGTGAATAAACATAAATCACTTTTTCAAGTCCATCCGCAAATGTTTGCGAAGTTTGTCTATGAACACGCCCGCAAATGTTACGAAATGGGTCTAAAACGAGAAGCTTTCTCCAATTTATGTTGGGCTATGCAAATAGATCCACTAAACATAGTTCCTCGCATTGCTACTAGATTTTATCAATCGGGAATCAAACTCTTAATTCGGAATTAG
- a CDS encoding NADH-quinone oxidoreductase subunit M: MLSALIWIPIISAIIIGFLPGKVVPASRVRLVALTIAGVVLLWNLFILLKFDISNPGMQFQEYLPWNETLGLSYQLGVDGLSILMLVLNSLLTWIAIYSSSKETERPRLFYSLILLVSGGVAGAFLAENLLLFFLFYELELIPFYLLISIWGGEKRAYAGIKFLIYTAVSGALILATFLGMVWLTGSTSFAFDAVSTQSISAGLQLVLLAGIILGFGIKIPLVPFHTWLPDAYVEASAPIAILLGGVLAKLGTYGLLRFGMGMLPQAWSVVAPTLAIWGAISAIYGAVIAIAQKDIKRMVAYSSIGHMGYVLLASASSTALALVGAVSQMFSHGLILAILFHLVGIVEAKVGTRELDKLNGLMSPIRGLPLISALLVLSGMASAGIPGLTGFIAEFIVFQGSFSVFPLPTLLCVASSGLTAVYFVILLNRTCFGKLDNLAYYPKVAWAEKIPALVLASLIIFLGIQPNWLVRWSEPTTTAMVAVIPPLEKTIVSQVALK, encoded by the coding sequence ATGCTGAGTGCTTTAATTTGGATACCAATTATCAGTGCTATAATTATCGGGTTTTTACCTGGTAAAGTCGTCCCAGCTAGTCGGGTGAGATTAGTTGCTTTAACTATTGCTGGCGTAGTTTTACTCTGGAATTTATTTATTTTGCTGAAATTTGATATCAGCAATCCAGGGATGCAATTTCAAGAGTATTTACCTTGGAATGAAACCTTGGGTTTGAGTTATCAACTAGGAGTTGATGGTTTATCAATCTTGATGTTGGTACTCAATAGCTTACTCACCTGGATTGCAATTTACAGCAGTAGTAAAGAGACTGAACGCCCCAGACTTTTTTATTCCCTGATTTTATTAGTCAGTGGTGGCGTAGCTGGAGCTTTCTTAGCAGAAAACTTACTACTATTTTTCCTGTTTTACGAATTAGAATTAATCCCCTTCTATTTATTAATTTCGATTTGGGGAGGAGAAAAACGGGCTTATGCAGGTATCAAGTTTCTAATTTATACTGCTGTTTCCGGGGCTTTGATTTTAGCAACCTTCTTGGGTATGGTATGGCTAACTGGTTCTACTAGCTTTGCCTTTGATGCTGTATCAACTCAAAGCATCTCCGCCGGTTTGCAATTAGTTCTCTTAGCAGGAATTATTTTAGGCTTTGGGATCAAAATTCCCCTCGTTCCCTTCCATACGTGGCTACCTGATGCTTATGTTGAAGCTTCTGCACCCATTGCGATTTTGTTGGGTGGTGTATTAGCGAAGTTGGGAACCTATGGACTGTTGCGTTTTGGCATGGGAATGCTTCCCCAAGCTTGGAGTGTGGTTGCGCCAACCTTAGCAATCTGGGGAGCGATTAGTGCAATTTATGGGGCAGTGATTGCGATCGCCCAAAAAGATATCAAGCGCATGGTAGCATACAGCTCTATCGGTCACATGGGCTATGTATTACTCGCTAGTGCCTCTAGCACCGCTTTAGCACTGGTGGGTGCTGTTTCCCAGATGTTCAGCCACGGTTTAATTCTGGCAATTCTCTTTCATCTAGTTGGGATTGTAGAAGCCAAAGTTGGGACTCGTGAATTAGACAAACTCAATGGTTTGATGAGTCCTATTCGGGGTTTACCGCTAATTAGTGCGCTACTGGTTCTCAGTGGCATGGCGAGTGCGGGAATTCCTGGTTTAACGGGATTTATTGCAGAATTTATTGTTTTTCAGGGTAGTTTCTCAGTCTTTCCCTTGCCCACATTATTATGTGTAGCCTCTAGCGGCTTAACAGCAGTGTATTTCGTCATCCTCCTCAACCGTACCTGCTTTGGCAAGTTAGATAACTTAGCCTACTATCCCAAAGTTGCATGGGCGGAAAAAATACCAGCCTTAGTTTTGGCTTCTCTGATTATCTTTTTAGGAATACAACCCAATTGGTTAGTACGTTGGAGTGAACCCACAACTACAGCAATGGTAGCGGTAATTCCGCCTCTGGAAAAAACTATAGTTTCTCAAGTGGCTTTGAAGTAA
- a CDS encoding CO2 hydration protein yields MVQTPDKPVTKIPPSQHEFADIIYRLEAGGSMLPDTPENLMQIIGIYKAYAVPMDFYWRDLLYIAEQVFLNPFSFFKYFISKEYLERHNHYAGDDADLRIWRGEATAHPELLAFMEKGETFKIPKLLHHLLHDRINMEFAEACMRAMLWHRHMYAPVNQFDAYLDSEEYKANADKAIKAYFQGNPVMLGMYKLFPDMFLEQCRQMSYYANLGLFWEVMAPVFFEMSDIYDEGGFKGVPDAMNFLVNGIFAVAGRPIYHHVYIRGECYEIIPKSKGFTWLYEAALPYVEAVFYRTAPFRGTKSYNAQAGQVPDDQKDFHYGILYADVFPVGTAGIPPTLLMQDMLHFLPQYLVDYYKQYCRGEEDTLIQLGISFQRSMYNVTSAVIQALRTALLYPLDDPNPKHLQANREFFEAQLSRFTRSEYGMRNAARLRDVQSQDYR; encoded by the coding sequence ATGGTACAAACTCCAGATAAACCTGTAACTAAAATTCCGCCTTCGCAGCATGAATTTGCTGATATCATATATCGCCTAGAAGCCGGCGGTTCGATGTTGCCAGATACGCCAGAAAATTTAATGCAAATTATCGGTATTTATAAAGCTTACGCCGTACCGATGGATTTCTATTGGCGTGACTTGCTTTATATTGCTGAACAGGTATTTTTAAATCCCTTTTCCTTTTTCAAATACTTCATCTCGAAAGAGTATTTAGAAAGACATAACCATTACGCTGGTGATGATGCTGATTTAAGAATTTGGCGCGGTGAAGCTACAGCCCACCCCGAACTGTTGGCATTTATGGAAAAGGGTGAAACCTTCAAAATACCTAAGTTATTGCATCACTTACTGCACGATCGCATTAACATGGAATTTGCGGAAGCTTGTATGCGGGCTATGCTTTGGCATCGTCATATGTATGCGCCAGTTAATCAATTTGATGCTTACCTCGACTCAGAAGAATACAAAGCTAACGCAGATAAGGCAATTAAAGCTTATTTTCAGGGCAACCCAGTAATGCTGGGAATGTATAAGCTGTTCCCCGATATGTTTTTGGAACAGTGCCGCCAGATGTCATATTATGCTAACCTCGGTCTGTTCTGGGAAGTCATGGCTCCGGTATTCTTTGAAATGTCGGATATCTATGATGAAGGTGGCTTTAAAGGTGTCCCTGATGCCATGAACTTTTTAGTCAATGGGATATTTGCAGTTGCCGGTCGTCCCATTTACCATCATGTGTATATTCGTGGGGAATGCTACGAAATTATTCCCAAGTCTAAAGGATTTACTTGGTTATATGAGGCTGCATTACCCTATGTAGAAGCAGTATTCTACCGCACTGCACCCTTTAGAGGTACAAAATCATATAATGCTCAAGCTGGTCAAGTACCTGATGACCAAAAAGACTTCCACTATGGTATTCTCTACGCAGATGTGTTTCCTGTAGGAACTGCGGGCATTCCACCGACATTATTAATGCAAGATATGTTACATTTCTTACCCCAGTATCTTGTTGATTACTACAAACAATATTGTCGAGGTGAGGAAGATACATTGATTCAGTTGGGTATTAGTTTCCAAAGGTCAATGTATAATGTTACCTCTGCGGTAATTCAGGCGTTGCGAACTGCCCTGTTATATCCTTTAGATGATCCCAATCCCAAACATTTGCAAGCCAACCGCGAGTTTTTTGAAGCCCAACTAAGTCGCTTTACTCGTTCGGAATATGGGATGCGGAATGCTGCCCGTTTGCGAGATGTTCAAAGTCAAGATTATAGATAG
- a CDS encoding RNA recognition motif domain-containing protein, whose product MSIYVGNLSYQVTEEDIKGVFAEYGTVKRVQVPTDRETGRLRGFAFVEMGTDAEEAAAIEALDGAEWMGRDLKVNKAKPREDRGSSGGNRGGYGGGGGRNRY is encoded by the coding sequence ATGTCAATTTATGTAGGCAACCTCTCTTACCAAGTTACAGAAGAGGATATTAAGGGTGTTTTTGCTGAATATGGTACTGTAAAACGGGTTCAAGTACCTACAGACCGAGAAACAGGTCGTCTGCGCGGCTTTGCTTTTGTGGAAATGGGAACAGATGCTGAAGAAGCAGCTGCCATTGAAGCTCTTGATGGAGCCGAATGGATGGGTCGTGACCTCAAAGTTAATAAAGCCAAGCCTAGAGAGGACAGAGGTTCATCTGGTGGCAACCGGGGAGGATACGGTGGAGGCGGTGGACGTAACCGCTACTAA